One genomic window of Luteitalea pratensis includes the following:
- a CDS encoding PD40 domain-containing protein produces the protein MALLRTALTATALLAIASSYPTAAPKYSAWTAPVNLGAPVNSTFADAGPAVSKEGLSLYFHSERPGGQGSTDIWVSQRAGEDEPWGPPANIGTTVNTLFIEAVAALSRDEHWLFFSSDRPGPSIRFDGLEMFFFSDRPGGFGAVDLWASTRATILDAWSAPTNLGAIVNSVAGDFQPYIASDRETLYFGSARPGGVGGQDIWVTRRTKR, from the coding sequence ATGGCTTTGCTCAGAACTGCGCTGACTGCGACCGCGCTGCTCGCCATCGCATCGTCATATCCGACTGCCGCGCCCAAGTACTCGGCATGGACCGCACCGGTCAACCTCGGGGCTCCTGTCAATTCGACCTTTGCCGATGCCGGTCCCGCAGTATCCAAAGAGGGATTGAGTCTGTACTTCCATTCCGAGCGCCCCGGCGGGCAGGGCTCGACAGACATTTGGGTGTCGCAACGCGCTGGCGAGGATGAGCCGTGGGGCCCACCGGCCAACATCGGGACGACCGTGAATACCCTGTTCATCGAGGCTGTCGCCGCGCTGTCACGCGATGAGCACTGGCTGTTCTTCTCGAGCGATCGCCCCGGTCCATCGATCAGGTTCGACGGGCTGGAGATGTTCTTCTTCTCGGATCGGCCTGGCGGATTTGGAGCCGTCGACCTGTGGGCGTCGACGCGCGCCACGATCCTCGATGCCTGGTCAGCGCCGACGAACCTGGGAGCGATCGTGAATTCTGTCGCGGGGGACTTCCAACCCTACATCGCATCAGACCGGGAGACGCTGTACTTCGGCTCGGCTCGTCCCGGCGGCGTAGGAGGTCAAGATATCTGGGTGACGAGGCGGACGAAACGGTAA
- a CDS encoding VIT1/CCC1 transporter family protein, translated as MTRSDHGERHRTERIGWLRAAVLGANDGIVSTASLIVGVAAASGRRDEIVVAGVAGMVAGAMSMAAGEFVSVSSQLDTERADVGREREELATQPEFEMQELAAIYVGRGLTPELAAQVAVQLMAHDALAAHSRDELGLSEAVGARPVQAAVTSAATFLAGAALPLVTAFGTPSRYVVPVVAATSLLWLTALGALSARTGGAHVLRASARVAFWGALAMGLTAGVGWLFGTLA; from the coding sequence ATGACACGAAGTGATCATGGAGAGCGGCACCGCACTGAACGAATCGGCTGGCTGCGCGCCGCCGTCCTCGGCGCGAACGACGGCATCGTGTCGACCGCGAGCTTGATCGTGGGCGTGGCGGCGGCAAGTGGCCGTCGGGATGAGATTGTTGTCGCCGGCGTCGCCGGCATGGTGGCGGGTGCCATGTCGATGGCCGCAGGCGAATTCGTGTCGGTCAGCTCGCAGCTCGACACCGAGCGAGCCGACGTCGGACGTGAGCGAGAGGAGTTGGCCACGCAGCCTGAATTCGAGATGCAGGAACTCGCGGCGATCTACGTTGGACGAGGGCTGACACCAGAGCTCGCCGCTCAAGTCGCCGTCCAACTGATGGCACATGACGCACTGGCCGCGCACTCACGGGACGAGCTCGGCCTGTCCGAGGCCGTGGGCGCGCGCCCTGTCCAGGCCGCCGTCACATCGGCAGCGACATTCCTGGCGGGCGCCGCATTGCCTCTCGTCACCGCGTTCGGTACTCCGTCGCGATATGTGGTTCCTGTCGTGGCGGCAACGTCACTGCTGTGGCTGACAGCGCTCGGCGCCCTATCGGCGCGGACGGGCGGGGCACACGTGCTCAGGGCTTCGGCGCGGGTGGCCTTCTGGGGAGCCTTGGCGATGGGCCTTACCGCCGGCGTGGGTTGGCTATTCGGGACACTGGCGTAA
- a CDS encoding PQQ-binding-like beta-propeller repeat protein has protein sequence MDRRSRAGRLACVLALAMLPSAAAAQSASRPPSGEALYKTRCAACHDNADGRTPSKATLRAMTSTRIMRTLDFGAMMTIAFALRRDEREAIAAYLGKPGGEPGPRPQAYCADRRVTLGDMTVPSWNGWSPERDNTRFVPGVRARLTIEQVSRLKLKWAFGFEGDIAAFAEPTVIGNQIFIGSASGVVHAMRADTGCLQWTFQANGPIRSAIVATPFEGRHLLVFGDLTGWLYALDAATGQQVWRVRPEAHEAVRLSAAPVLHEGLIFVPVASWEESRALNADYPCCTFRGSVVALRLRDGGLAWKRYMIPDAAMHTGKPPTGAETFGPSGVAIWGAVTLDLKRRRLYVTTGNNYSLPATAMSDAIVALDLDTGNIVWSRQALPNDVYNSACSLTPKAAGCPEGNGPDYDFGSPAILVTTTGGRELLLAGQKAGIVWAFDPDNSGTVVWQSRVAKGGINGGVQWGMASDGTRVYAATSDAAVTRTATARVLDPSAGGGVTALRISDGSVEWHAEPPPCAGRANCSPAQSAAVTAIPGAVFAGSLDGHLRAYSAIDGKMLWDFDSVRDYQTVNGVKGSGGAIDGAGPIVVNGMVLVTSGYPRFGGIAGNVLLAFAPE, from the coding sequence ATGGACCGCCGATCGCGCGCAGGCCGTCTGGCGTGCGTCCTCGCACTCGCGATGCTTCCCTCTGCCGCAGCGGCGCAGAGTGCATCGAGACCGCCATCCGGTGAAGCGCTCTACAAGACGCGTTGCGCCGCCTGCCACGACAACGCGGACGGCCGTACGCCCTCGAAGGCCACCCTGCGGGCGATGACCTCGACGCGCATCATGCGGACGCTCGACTTCGGCGCCATGATGACGATTGCCTTCGCGCTGCGGCGTGACGAGCGCGAGGCCATTGCGGCCTACCTCGGCAAGCCCGGCGGCGAGCCCGGTCCGCGGCCGCAGGCGTACTGCGCCGATCGCCGCGTGACGCTCGGCGACATGACGGTGCCCTCGTGGAATGGATGGAGTCCCGAGCGAGACAACACGCGCTTCGTTCCCGGCGTTCGCGCCCGGCTGACAATCGAGCAGGTCTCGCGCCTGAAGCTGAAATGGGCGTTCGGTTTCGAAGGGGACATCGCGGCGTTTGCCGAGCCGACGGTGATCGGCAATCAGATCTTCATCGGTAGCGCCAGCGGCGTCGTGCACGCGATGCGCGCCGACACCGGATGCCTGCAGTGGACGTTCCAGGCCAACGGCCCGATCCGCTCGGCGATCGTCGCCACGCCGTTCGAGGGACGCCACCTGCTGGTGTTCGGCGATCTCACCGGGTGGCTTTACGCGCTCGACGCCGCCACCGGGCAACAGGTCTGGCGCGTGCGGCCCGAAGCGCATGAAGCCGTTCGTCTCAGCGCTGCGCCGGTCCTCCATGAAGGATTGATCTTCGTGCCGGTTGCCTCGTGGGAAGAATCGCGTGCGTTGAACGCAGACTACCCGTGCTGCACGTTCCGCGGCAGCGTCGTCGCGCTGCGGTTGCGCGACGGCGGCCTGGCGTGGAAACGCTACATGATTCCCGACGCGGCGATGCACACCGGGAAGCCCCCCACGGGTGCGGAGACGTTCGGGCCATCCGGCGTCGCCATCTGGGGCGCGGTCACGCTCGACCTGAAGCGGCGACGGCTCTACGTCACGACAGGGAACAACTATTCGCTGCCGGCCACCGCGATGAGCGACGCGATTGTCGCGCTCGATCTCGACACCGGCAACATCGTCTGGTCGCGGCAGGCGCTGCCGAACGACGTCTACAACTCGGCGTGCTCGCTGACGCCCAAAGCCGCAGGCTGTCCGGAAGGCAACGGACCGGACTACGACTTCGGCTCGCCGGCGATCCTGGTGACGACGACCGGTGGGCGCGAACTGCTCCTGGCCGGACAGAAAGCCGGAATCGTCTGGGCGTTCGACCCGGACAACAGCGGGACAGTCGTGTGGCAGTCGCGCGTCGCCAAGGGCGGAATCAACGGCGGCGTGCAATGGGGCATGGCCAGTGATGGCACGCGCGTGTATGCGGCGACGTCGGACGCCGCCGTGACGCGCACTGCAACGGCGCGCGTGCTCGATCCGAGCGCCGGCGGCGGAGTGACCGCGCTGCGCATCTCCGATGGCAGCGTCGAGTGGCACGCCGAGCCACCGCCGTGCGCCGGGCGCGCGAACTGCAGCCCCGCGCAGTCGGCGGCAGTGACGGCGATTCCCGGTGCCGTGTTCGCTGGATCGTTGGACGGGCACCTGCGGGCGTACTCGGCAATCGACGGCAAGATGCTCTGGGACTTCGATTCCGTCCGCGACTATCAAACCGTGAACGGCGTGAAAGGCAGTGGCGGCGCCATCGATGGTGCAGGGCCCATCGTCGTGAACGGGATGGTGCTGGTGACCTCCGGCTATCCGCGTTTTGGCGGGATAGCCGGCAACGTGCTGCTGGCCTTCGCGCCCGAATGA
- a CDS encoding VWA domain-containing protein yields MRVSVATTLMGVLELQVGSHGQAHAPAQPTFRSGTTLVEVSAVVTSDGRPVGDQRADEVTVLDNGVRQPLIALEYVHLSLLVGPAQRRDFVVVIDNLHIDPTRTPQTIDIALGFIDRLGAYDRLAVVTTGFPNDARDFTTDREAAPAFVRSTRGQHQMTALVPGEFETQARLAMECLAKVAGGVRSDAERRSVLLISGGQRPLNGQSQFRRDAHNGYDEYLEVIRNAALANVAIYTIDPSGLRAAGYGAMSSGLSSPATLDSELTGSLAVLALNTGGIKTRWTNDLT; encoded by the coding sequence TTGCGCGTATCCGTCGCCACCACGCTCATGGGTGTACTCGAGCTTCAGGTCGGAAGCCACGGACAGGCGCACGCACCCGCGCAACCGACGTTCCGTTCCGGGACGACGCTCGTTGAAGTGTCAGCCGTGGTCACGAGCGACGGCCGTCCCGTCGGTGACCAGCGGGCCGACGAGGTCACGGTGCTGGACAACGGCGTCAGGCAACCCCTGATCGCGTTAGAGTACGTCCATCTCAGTCTCCTGGTCGGGCCCGCGCAGCGCCGCGACTTCGTGGTGGTGATCGACAACCTGCACATCGATCCGACCCGGACACCGCAAACCATCGACATCGCGCTCGGGTTCATCGATCGGCTGGGCGCATACGATCGGCTCGCCGTCGTGACCACGGGCTTCCCGAACGACGCGCGCGATTTCACGACAGACCGGGAGGCGGCCCCGGCATTCGTCCGTAGCACGCGTGGTCAGCACCAGATGACGGCTCTTGTACCGGGCGAGTTCGAGACGCAGGCCCGCCTGGCCATGGAATGCCTGGCGAAGGTAGCCGGCGGCGTCCGTTCCGACGCCGAGCGCCGTTCGGTGTTGCTGATCAGCGGAGGGCAGCGCCCGCTCAATGGACAGTCTCAGTTCAGGCGGGACGCACACAACGGGTACGACGAATATCTCGAGGTCATTCGCAACGCCGCACTTGCCAACGTCGCCATCTACACGATCGACCCGAGCGGTCTTCGCGCAGCCGGCTACGGAGCGATGTCCTCCGGGCTGTCATCCCCCGCGACGCTGGACAGTGAGCTGACAGGCAGCCTCGCAGTGCTTGCCCTGAACACGGGTGGCATCAAGACCCGCTGGACCAACGACCTCACGTGA
- a CDS encoding YgaP family membrane protein, whose product MTVERALRVIAGAFVTLSVLLGIYVNANFLWFTLFVGVNLFQSGFTEWCPMMVILRKGGVPDAIAPRTPVTRSR is encoded by the coding sequence GTGACCGTCGAACGTGCGCTTCGTGTGATCGCAGGGGCCTTCGTGACCCTCAGTGTGTTGCTGGGCATCTACGTGAACGCGAACTTCCTGTGGTTCACGCTGTTCGTGGGAGTGAACCTGTTTCAGTCCGGCTTTACAGAATGGTGTCCGATGATGGTAATCCTGCGAAAGGGCGGCGTGCCAGACGCCATCGCGCCGCGAACGCCAGTCACACGTTCGCGATAA
- a CDS encoding GMC oxidoreductase, translating into MPDYDFNYRSGSGDTFIGARPAPDLARPIVRAFVAAPQPLRKIRFETSRYAPNHVVTIRSSSEGWANDTFGAYRDGAWEFFFEIPSLPPAMAFKFMLDCEHWMQGADLNVATNVDHSFDESTVQFPSATSRFQHGYDNFQIDRTKLAQDGVPRNTREDIFYDVIIIGSGMGGGSLADALSDAGIKTLVLEAGGLTLPTHMTNLPGDWSRTANHHRVGHFVNEPGSDFLPGVHLSFGGRSVYWSGLIPRMHDWELSFWPDPVRNFLTQGGYEPAEQLLRKTKRLGPFQDQVVAQLKADLPEWHVEDLPRSGHQPFLNEAGELESVVQDSTGMFSTADLLLSSMGYAEAAGRNNLTINLGHLVTRIATEGTRATDVVCEDLLGNTTRRYRGKFIVLAAGSLESARIALNSSLSNPNGLLGVGLTDHPAFFSALYTIPNGSPFGGSKRHAKVFLFKKTATFQDHPFNVELVVNPELWQVRNSDDDLVPVPDPSKIKMTFSFASLLDNANRLSSPGVGRKLSVNVRRNQAGVAHFDAARATRNTILDSLGIPFTANEGMGYGNEGTVHHAGGTMRMSGNASGVVDTNLKFEAYDNLYCADPAVWPFIPAANPSLTLVALSLRLADHLRARI; encoded by the coding sequence ATGCCGGACTACGACTTCAACTATCGCAGTGGTAGCGGCGACACGTTTATAGGTGCGCGGCCCGCGCCAGACCTGGCGCGGCCCATTGTTCGTGCCTTCGTAGCGGCCCCACAGCCACTGCGGAAGATTCGGTTCGAGACCTCGCGATACGCTCCCAACCACGTTGTTACAATTCGCAGCAGCAGCGAGGGTTGGGCAAACGACACGTTCGGCGCGTACCGGGACGGCGCGTGGGAGTTCTTCTTCGAAATTCCCAGCCTCCCGCCGGCGATGGCCTTCAAGTTCATGCTCGATTGCGAGCACTGGATGCAGGGCGCCGATCTGAACGTCGCCACGAACGTCGATCATTCATTCGACGAGAGTACGGTCCAATTCCCCTCCGCAACGAGTCGGTTCCAGCACGGCTACGACAATTTCCAAATCGACCGTACGAAGCTCGCTCAGGACGGCGTTCCCCGCAACACTCGCGAAGACATCTTCTACGACGTGATCATCATCGGCTCTGGCATGGGAGGTGGCTCGCTGGCTGACGCCCTGTCCGACGCCGGCATCAAGACACTGGTGCTCGAAGCAGGTGGCCTGACTCTGCCGACGCACATGACGAACCTACCCGGCGACTGGTCGCGGACGGCCAACCATCACAGGGTAGGCCACTTCGTGAACGAACCTGGTTCCGATTTCCTTCCGGGCGTTCACCTGAGTTTCGGTGGACGATCCGTCTACTGGTCCGGGCTGATTCCCAGGATGCACGATTGGGAACTGTCGTTCTGGCCAGACCCAGTCCGGAACTTCCTGACACAAGGCGGCTATGAGCCGGCGGAACAGCTGCTGCGAAAGACGAAGCGTCTCGGGCCATTTCAGGATCAGGTCGTCGCCCAACTGAAGGCCGATTTGCCAGAATGGCATGTCGAGGATCTTCCTCGCTCAGGGCACCAGCCGTTCCTCAATGAAGCCGGGGAGCTTGAGAGCGTCGTTCAAGATTCGACCGGCATGTTTTCCACCGCCGATTTGCTACTCAGTTCGATGGGGTATGCGGAAGCGGCAGGGCGAAACAACCTGACGATCAATCTCGGCCATCTGGTGACTCGCATCGCCACGGAAGGCACAAGGGCCACCGACGTCGTGTGCGAGGATCTGCTCGGCAACACCACGCGCCGATATCGCGGCAAGTTTATCGTGCTCGCCGCCGGTTCGTTGGAGAGTGCCCGAATCGCCCTGAACAGCAGTCTGAGCAATCCCAACGGCCTGCTGGGTGTTGGCCTGACAGATCACCCGGCGTTCTTCTCGGCGCTGTACACCATCCCGAATGGCAGTCCCTTCGGCGGCTCGAAGCGACATGCGAAAGTCTTTCTGTTCAAGAAGACGGCGACCTTCCAGGATCATCCGTTCAACGTTGAACTGGTGGTCAATCCCGAACTGTGGCAGGTGCGCAACTCGGACGACGATCTGGTTCCCGTGCCGGATCCCTCGAAGATCAAGATGACGTTCTCGTTCGCGAGCTTGCTTGATAACGCGAACCGGCTATCTTCACCAGGTGTCGGCAGGAAACTGTCCGTGAACGTCCGGCGCAATCAGGCTGGAGTCGCGCACTTCGACGCCGCCCGCGCGACACGCAACACGATCCTGGACTCGCTCGGCATCCCCTTCACCGCCAACGAAGGAATGGGCTACGGCAATGAAGGAACCGTGCACCACGCCGGCGGCACGATGCGGATGAGCGGCAACGCCAGCGGGGTCGTCGATACGAACCTCAAGTTCGAAGCGTACGACAATCTGTACTGCGCTGATCCCGCCGTCTGGCCCTTCATCCCAGCCGCGAATCCGTCCCTCACGCTGGTTGCCCTGTCGCTCAGACTGGCCGACCACCTGCGAGCGCGGATCTGA